One window of Leopardus geoffroyi isolate Oge1 chromosome B3, O.geoffroyi_Oge1_pat1.0, whole genome shotgun sequence genomic DNA carries:
- the LOC123583313 gene encoding olfactory receptor 10G2-like, whose product MKPFSHHLLWIFPLSDFTTHPDILQKDMRETKNTSLDTIVTGFILLGLPHPPSLRTLLFLVFFIIYILTQLGNLLILLTVWADPKLHARPMYILLGVLSFLDMWLSSVIVPRLILDFTPASKAMPFGGCVAQLYFFHFLGSTQCFLYTLMAYDRYLAICQPLRYPVLMNGRLCTILVAGAWVAGSIHGSVQATLTFRLPYCGPNQVDYFICDIPAVLRLACADTTVNELVTFVDIGVVAASCFMLILLSYACIVRAILKIRTADGRRRAFSTCGSHLTVVTVYYVPCIFTYLRAGSKSPLDGAVAVFYTVVTPLLNPLIYTLRNQEVKSALKRITAGGKATRENK is encoded by the coding sequence ATGAAACCATTCTCTCACCACCTCCTGTGGATATTTCCCTTGTCTGACTTCACCACTCATCCCGACATACTACAGAAAGACATGAGAGAGACCAAAAACACATCCCTGGACACCATCGTGACAGGCTTCATTCTCCTGGGCTTACCTCACCCCCCCAGTCTGAGGACCCTCCTCTTCCTGGTCTTCTTCATCATTTACATCCTGACTCAGCTGGGGAACCTGCTCATTCTGCTCACCGTGTGGGCTGACCCAAAGCTCCACGCTCGCCCCATGTACATTCTTCTGGGCGTGCTCTCATTCCTGGACATGTGGCTCTCCTCAGTCATTGTCCCTCGGCTAATATTGGATTTTACTCCTGCCAGCAAGGCAATGCCCTTTGGTGGCTGTGTGGCTCAACTGTATTTCTTTCACTTCCTGGGCAGTACCCAGTGTTTCCTCTACACCTTGATGGCCTACGACAGGTACCTGGCAATATGCCAGCCCCTGCGCTACCCCGTGCTCATGAATGGGAGGTTATGCACCATCCTCGTGGCTGGGGCTTGGGTGGCCGGCTCCATCCATGGGTCTGTCCAGGCCACCCTGACCTTCCGTCTGCCATACTGTGGGCCCAACCAAGTGGATTACTTTATCTGTGACATCCCTGCAGTATTGAGACTGGCCTGTGCTGACACGACCGTCAATGAGCTTGTGACCTTTGTGGACATTGGGGTGGTGGCTGCCAGTTGCTTCATGTTAATTCTGCTCTCCTACGCCTGCATAGTCCGCGCCATCCTCAAGATACGCACTGCTGATGGGCGGCGCCGAGCCTTCTCCACCTGCGGCTCCCACCTAACCGTGGTCACAGTCTACTATGTCCCCTGCATTTTCACCTACCTCAGGGCTGGCTCCAAGAGTCCCCTGGATGGGGCAGTGGCTGTGTTTTACACTGTTGTCACTCCATTACTGAACCCCCTCATCTATACCCTgaggaaccaggaagtgaagtccGCTCTGAAGAGAATAACAGCAGGTGGAAAGGCCACCAGAGAAAACAAGTAA
- the LOC123583315 gene encoding olfactory receptor 10G2, translated as MKPFSHHLLWIFPWSDFTIHLHRLQKDMGETKNTSLDTVVTGFILLGLPHPPSLRTLLFLVFFIIYILTQLGNLLILLTVWADPKLHARPMYILLGVLSFLDMWLSSVIVPRLILDFTPASKAMPFGGCVAQLYFFHFLGSTQCFLYTLMAYDRYLAICQPLRYPVLMNGRLCTILVAGAWVAGSIHGSVQATLTFRLPYCGPNQVDYFICDIPAVLRLACADTTVNELVTFVDIGVVAASCFMLILLSYACIVRAILKIRTADGRRRAFSTCGSHLTVVTVYYVPCIFTYLRAGSKSPLDGAVAVFYTVVTPLLNPLIYTLRNQEVKSALKRITAGGKATRENK; from the coding sequence ATGAAACCATTCTCTCACCACCTCCTGTGGATATTTCCCTGGTCTGACTTCACCATTCATCTCCACAGACTACAGAAAGACATGGGAGAGACCAAAAACACGTCCCTGGACACCGTCGTGACAGGCTTCATTCTCCTGGGCTTACCTCACCCCCCCAGTCTGAGGACCCTCCTCTTCCTGGTCTTCTTCATCATTTACATCCTGACTCAGCTGGGGAACCTGCTCATTCTGCTCACCGTGTGGGCTGACCCAAAGCTCCACGCTCGCCCCATGTACATTCTTCTGGGCGTGCTCTCATTCCTGGACATGTGGCTCTCCTCAGTCATTGTCCCTCGGCTAATATTGGATTTTACTCCTGCCAGCAAGGCAATGCCCTTTGGTGGCTGTGTGGCTCAACTGTATTTCTTCCACTTCCTGGGCAGTACCCAGTGTTTCCTCTACACCTTGATGGCCTACGACAGGTACCTGGCAATATGCCAGCCCCTGCGCTACCCCGTGCTCATGAATGGGAGGTTATGCACCATCCTCGTGGCTGGGGCTTGGGTGGCCGGCTCCATCCATGGGTCTGTCCAGGCCACCCTGACCTTCCGTCTGCCATACTGTGGGCCCAACCAAGTGGATTACTTTATCTGTGACATCCCTGCAGTATTGAGACTGGCCTGTGCTGACACGACCGTCAATGAGCTTGTGACCTTTGTGGACATTGGGGTGGTGGCTGCCAGTTGCTTCATGTTAATTCTGCTCTCCTACGCCTGCATAGTCCGCGCCATCCTCAAGATACGCACTGCTGATGGGCGGCGCCGAGCCTTCTCCACCTGCGGCTCCCACCTAACCGTGGTCACAGTCTACTATGTCCCCTGCATTTTCACCTACCTCAGGGCTGGCTCCAAGAGTCCCCTGGATGGGGCAGTGGCTGTGTTTTACACTGTTGTCACTCCATTACTGAACCCCCTCATCTATACCCTgaggaaccaggaagtgaagtccGCTCTGAAGAGAATAACAGCAGGTGGAAAGGCCACCAGAGAAAACAAGTAA